The following is a genomic window from Candidatus Obscuribacterales bacterium.
TCCCATGAAAAAACGGAGCCCCTAGCAGGACTCCGTTTTCATGGATATCAATGACCGATCGTTAGATAACGAAAGCGATCTAAGCTTCAGCCATAGCTGGGTAAACGCTGACCCGCTTACGGCTGCGGCCTTTACGTTCGAAGGTTACAACACCATCGACGAGGGCAAACAGTGTGTCATCACTGCCGCGACCCACGTTAACACCAGGATGAACTTTGGTGCCTCGTTGGCGGATCAAAATGTTGCCAGCCCGAACGACTTGCCCACCGAAGCGCTTAACGCCGAGTCGCTGAGCATTAGAGTCCCGACCGTTCCGAGTACTGCCTGTTCCTTTCTTATGAGCCATAGCTCTCTCTCAACTCCATGCACGTATTCACAACAACGCTGACTCTCAGTTTGTTCAGCATCCTATCTTAGCCTAACGAACCTTGGACGTCGTTGGACTAATCTGCAACCACCGCGTCCTGCGGTTCATCTGCTCCATCTACATCCGCAGGAGCCGCTGCTGCTTCTGTTCCAGCTAGCACGGTGCCATTGAGATTGATCGAGTTGATCATCAAGCGGGTTAGTTCTTGACGGTGACCTTGCTTTTTCCGCGTTTTCTTCTTCGGACGCATCTTGTAAACGATGATTTTGCGTCCGCGCAAATGGCGGAGAACGGTCGCTTCTACCGTAGCACCGGCAATGGTGGGCTGTCCGACGG
Proteins encoded in this region:
- the rplU gene encoding 50S ribosomal protein L21, with protein sequence MAYAIIEAGGTQLRVEPGRFYDLNRFDVEDDGSVTLDQVLYIDNDGDISVGQPTIAGATVEATVLRHLRGRKIIVYKMRPKKKTRKKQGHRQELTRLMINSINLNGTVLAGTEAAAAPADVDGADEPQDAVVAD
- the rpmA gene encoding 50S ribosomal protein L27, with protein sequence MAHKKGTGSTRNGRDSNAQRLGVKRFGGQVVRAGNILIRQRGTKVHPGVNVGRGSDDTLFALVDGVVTFERKGRSRKRVSVYPAMAEA